The following are encoded together in the Sinorhizobium terangae genome:
- a CDS encoding carbohydrate ABC transporter permease, which yields MAAQAAIDWDALAARARTARRTKAVVLYAFLIAVSLPIILPYFWLVTIAFSAKTGVADTAVLWRSMAVVIPAVVAFWLTAALAQSRRQLWVGLAAVAAIAIVAFALLVGPDLHLGNFIFLWEPDFASVVRSRIGEVKGAVQFPNVWHAFGNSILIAGAQTTIVVTVASLAAYYLSRFQFPGRSSMLRSLLVLHAFPVLTLIVPMFLMLYWIGLLDTLSGVIIVLVAFELPFAIFIMKGFFDAVPWDIEMSALTDGASRRQAFVSVVLPQVRNGILAIAVFTFIRGWEEYIFVFTFLIRNSNWTMSLYMYWVRDDVMGVDYGVVSAVGVFYLVPSLILYMAAQRYLMQMSIGGVKG from the coding sequence ATGGCGGCGCAAGCAGCGATCGATTGGGATGCATTGGCCGCGCGGGCGCGGACCGCCCGACGCACCAAGGCGGTCGTCCTCTATGCCTTCCTGATCGCCGTGTCCCTGCCGATCATCCTCCCCTATTTCTGGCTCGTCACCATCGCCTTCTCGGCCAAAACCGGCGTCGCCGACACGGCGGTTCTGTGGCGCTCGATGGCCGTGGTCATTCCCGCCGTCGTCGCCTTCTGGCTCACGGCCGCGCTCGCGCAAAGCCGGCGCCAGTTGTGGGTCGGCCTTGCCGCAGTCGCGGCAATCGCTATCGTCGCCTTCGCCCTGCTGGTCGGCCCCGACCTCCACCTCGGGAATTTCATCTTCCTGTGGGAACCGGACTTCGCTTCGGTCGTGCGGTCGCGGATCGGGGAAGTCAAAGGAGCGGTCCAGTTTCCCAACGTCTGGCATGCCTTCGGCAACTCGATCCTGATCGCCGGCGCGCAGACGACAATCGTCGTTACCGTCGCCTCGTTGGCAGCCTACTACTTGTCGCGCTTTCAGTTCCCCGGCCGCTCCTCGATGCTGCGCTCGCTCCTGGTGCTCCACGCATTCCCCGTGCTAACGCTGATCGTACCGATGTTCCTGATGCTTTACTGGATCGGGCTCCTCGACACGCTTTCCGGCGTCATAATTGTGCTTGTCGCATTCGAGCTGCCATTTGCGATTTTCATCATGAAGGGCTTCTTCGACGCCGTGCCGTGGGACATCGAGATGAGCGCGCTGACCGACGGCGCGTCACGGCGGCAGGCATTTGTGAGCGTGGTGCTGCCGCAGGTGAGGAACGGTATCCTTGCTATCGCAGTCTTCACCTTCATCCGCGGGTGGGAAGAGTACATCTTCGTGTTCACGTTCCTGATCAGGAACAGCAATTGGACGATGAGCCTTTACATGTACTGGGTGCGCGATGATGTCATGGGCGTCGACTATGGCGTCGTCTCTGCGGTCGGCGTCTTCTACCTTGTCCCGAGTCTCATCCTTTATATGGCCGCGCAGCGCTATCTCATGCAGATG
- a CDS encoding ABC transporter substrate-binding protein, with product MIHWRIGTAALLSAALAAGSAAFLAATPLLAQETVKLELWSRQDPSGPLRPGNVVKAAERLNKELEAEGSPKRVEVAVRESPAKGFDDDALQLLKVFGIGEGPDIFIAAHEWICAFQEDGFVLKLDDYIAKYPQHFGTIFPSLWSSAKCPDGIYAIPQDAEARMFFYNKKLLREAGYDAAFVDAMPERALSGDLTMDEVLEIAKKVVDNTKAQYGVLHRPNKGPDYIMVFNAYGNDFVDPATGKLLLERDKLAAAFGWFERGVKEKVIPANNTAMEFDALRKEFYTGNAAFWMYGIWDLGSVAFPTYGLPQDEKAFFADWGWITGPAPQKGGAPVSLTHPIVYAIAADTKEPELAVRLLGHASAVDLNTDHAVTTTHLGIKPEQLEDPRYAKAWPLARATELLKITKFLPNNSQFGELNGIIFAGIQGIESGRLSAEQAADFVIEEASATLEDVTVK from the coding sequence TGGTCGCGCCAGGATCCGTCGGGGCCACTGCGCCCAGGCAATGTGGTCAAGGCTGCCGAGCGGTTGAACAAGGAGCTCGAGGCCGAGGGCTCGCCCAAGCGCGTCGAGGTTGCCGTGCGCGAGAGCCCCGCTAAGGGTTTCGACGACGATGCACTGCAGCTTCTCAAGGTATTTGGCATCGGCGAGGGCCCCGATATCTTCATCGCAGCGCACGAATGGATCTGTGCCTTCCAGGAGGATGGCTTCGTTCTCAAGCTCGATGATTACATCGCGAAATACCCTCAGCACTTCGGCACGATCTTTCCGTCGCTCTGGTCATCGGCGAAATGTCCCGACGGCATTTATGCTATTCCGCAGGACGCCGAGGCGAGAATGTTCTTCTACAACAAGAAGCTCCTGCGCGAGGCCGGCTACGACGCTGCCTTCGTCGACGCCATGCCGGAGCGGGCGCTGTCGGGCGACCTGACGATGGACGAGGTGCTGGAGATCGCCAAGAAGGTCGTCGACAACACGAAGGCTCAGTACGGCGTGCTTCACCGGCCGAACAAGGGGCCGGACTACATCATGGTCTTCAACGCCTATGGCAACGACTTCGTCGATCCGGCAACCGGCAAGCTGCTCCTCGAGCGCGACAAGCTTGCTGCCGCCTTCGGCTGGTTCGAGCGCGGGGTGAAGGAAAAGGTCATCCCGGCCAACAATACGGCGATGGAGTTCGACGCGCTGCGCAAGGAATTCTACACCGGCAACGCCGCATTCTGGATGTACGGCATCTGGGACCTCGGCAGCGTCGCGTTCCCGACCTACGGGTTGCCGCAGGACGAGAAGGCATTCTTCGCGGATTGGGGCTGGATCACCGGTCCGGCACCCCAGAAGGGCGGCGCGCCGGTCAGTCTGACGCACCCGATCGTCTATGCGATCGCGGCCGACACAAAGGAGCCGGAACTCGCCGTCCGCCTGCTTGGCCACGCTTCAGCGGTCGATCTCAACACCGATCATGCGGTCACAACGACGCATCTCGGCATCAAACCCGAGCAACTCGAGGACCCGCGCTATGCCAAGGCCTGGCCGCTCGCCAGGGCAACGGAACTGCTCAAGATCACCAAGTTCCTGCCCAACAACTCGCAGTTTGGCGAGCTTAACGGCATCATCTTTGCCGGAATTCAAGGCATAGAGTCCGGGCGGCTGTCGGCTGAGCAAGCGGCCGATTTCGTCATCGAAGAGGCATCGGCGACCCTCGAAGACGTGACCGTCAAATAG
- a CDS encoding carbohydrate ABC transporter permease, with amino-acid sequence MTTIRDELTIERRGRAGSAVRRRTNFVLFLGPAIVLTVLFFLVPVIIDITVSFTDLSRSLRISEFTMEQYEKVFRTDRRLSQVIGLTFVYVFGTLAIFNVTFGLILAITTTAIRNISGSFFRGVWLLPRMSPSVLYILLWLWAVSPTEAGLVNQVLMQAFGLDAPLDLLTSAPIALIIISNGFIGASMGMIIFTAAIRGIPEHLFHAAAVDGAGTFARVRFITLPALRWPISFVTIYQTLSLLVSFEYILLLTKGGPFYDTTVYALYVYRRAFESGQYGYGAALALFLIVIGVVVALIGWRFFDMERLLQRPRIEVH; translated from the coding sequence ATGACGACGATAAGAGATGAACTCACGATCGAGCGACGCGGCCGTGCGGGATCGGCGGTCCGCAGGCGCACGAACTTCGTGCTCTTTCTCGGTCCCGCGATCGTCCTCACAGTCCTCTTCTTTCTCGTCCCAGTGATCATCGACATCACTGTGTCGTTCACCGACCTCAGCCGCTCGCTCCGCATCAGCGAGTTCACCATGGAGCAGTACGAGAAGGTTTTTAGAACCGATCGCCGCTTGTCACAGGTCATCGGACTAACGTTCGTCTATGTCTTCGGCACGCTGGCGATCTTCAACGTGACCTTTGGCCTGATCCTCGCCATCACCACCACCGCGATCAGGAATATTTCCGGCAGTTTCTTCCGAGGTGTGTGGCTGCTGCCGCGGATGAGCCCGTCGGTCCTCTACATCCTACTCTGGCTGTGGGCGGTGAGCCCCACCGAAGCCGGCCTCGTAAACCAGGTGCTCATGCAGGCGTTCGGCCTCGACGCGCCGCTCGACCTTCTGACCTCGGCGCCGATTGCGCTCATCATCATCTCGAACGGCTTCATCGGCGCTTCGATGGGCATGATCATATTCACCGCCGCGATCCGCGGAATCCCCGAGCACCTGTTCCACGCCGCGGCGGTGGACGGCGCCGGAACGTTCGCAAGGGTCCGCTTCATCACCCTGCCGGCGTTGCGTTGGCCGATCAGCTTCGTCACGATCTATCAAACGCTCTCGCTGCTGGTCAGCTTCGAATACATCCTGCTGCTCACCAAGGGCGGTCCATTTTACGACACCACTGTCTATGCGCTCTACGTGTACCGTCGCGCCTTCGAGAGCGGCCAATACGGCTACGGAGCCGCGCTGGCGCTCTTTCTCATCGTGATTGGCGTCGTCGTCGCGCTCATAGGCTGGCGCTTCTTCGACATGGAGCGCCTGCTGCAGCGGCCGCGTATCGAGGTGCATTGA